From the Comamonas odontotermitis genome, one window contains:
- a CDS encoding glutathione S-transferase family protein, producing MSAPLTLYYAPGTCAQAVLIALHEAGADFEAKRLNMAEGEQRSAAYLAINPKGRVPALRTPQGVLSETLALLLYVAQTHPQAKLAPLDDPFRLAHMQEFNSFLASTVHINHAHRPRAARWADDEAAHKAMQAKVPQNMRDAFTLIEQHYLGDQTWVLGDEYSVADPYLFTMAGWLKSDGVDIQEFPRVAAHFERVKARPAVQRALA from the coding sequence ATGAGCGCCCCCCTGACCCTATACTACGCCCCCGGCACCTGCGCCCAGGCCGTGCTGATTGCGCTGCACGAAGCCGGCGCCGACTTTGAAGCCAAGCGGCTGAACATGGCCGAAGGCGAACAGCGCAGCGCCGCCTATCTGGCCATCAACCCCAAGGGCCGAGTGCCTGCGCTGCGCACACCGCAGGGCGTGCTGTCGGAAACCCTGGCACTGCTTCTGTACGTGGCGCAAACCCACCCACAGGCCAAGCTGGCGCCGCTGGACGACCCCTTCCGCCTCGCGCATATGCAGGAATTCAACAGCTTTCTCGCCTCGACCGTGCATATCAACCACGCCCACCGCCCCCGTGCCGCACGCTGGGCAGACGACGAGGCCGCGCACAAAGCCATGCAGGCCAAGGTGCCGCAGAACATGCGCGATGCCTTCACCCTCATCGAACAACACTACCTGGGCGACCAGACCTGGGTACTGGGCGACGAGTACTCCGTCGCCGACCCTTACTTGTTCACCATGGCCGGTTGGCTCAAGAGCGACGGCGTCGATATCCAGGAGTTCCCGCGTGTGGCTGCGCATTTCGAGCGCGTCAAGGCCCGGCCTGCGGTGCAGCGGGCGCTGGCTTGA
- a CDS encoding ABC transporter substrate-binding protein, with the protein MALPAQASTFRWTRSADLSSWDIHAQNVGVNNSVHRAVYEALVEYNSQTQKPEPSLAAKWERINPKQLRVTLREGVTFSDGSPLTADDVKFSLERAKAKTSGFVVYTQGIDRVEVVNPTTVDIFSEVPNPVLVNQLTELRIMSKPWAEKNNSTVPKDIKAKDENYAHRHALGTGPLVLDSWSPDSRLVLKANPHWWGKGKYPTNVTEAVYTPIKSDATRTAALLSGEVDFIIDPSMNDLQRIKQAPNLQVLESAADRTMFLGMDQYRDELEHSSVKGKNPFKDVRVRQALYQAIDMGTIQRVVMRGLAQPTGTLIAHHVNGWTPQVDKRLAFNPEASKKLLAQAGYPDGFEVEFSCPAGRYPSDEALCQAISAQWAKVGIRAKLRTQPFATYFPMIQRYEASVYLLGWSVPTFDAYYSLQALIRSPGGGGDGNFNLGRASNPQQDAMIERVKTETDLKLRNQLIEKVLLNEHQAISHIPLFNLITPWATAKKVQIPTRADNYIDWRALKVN; encoded by the coding sequence ATGGCGCTGCCCGCTCAGGCGTCCACCTTCCGCTGGACGCGCTCTGCCGATCTGTCGTCGTGGGACATCCATGCGCAGAATGTCGGCGTCAACAATTCGGTGCACCGTGCGGTGTATGAGGCGCTGGTCGAATACAACAGCCAGACCCAGAAGCCAGAGCCGTCGCTGGCCGCCAAATGGGAGCGCATCAACCCCAAGCAGCTGCGCGTCACCTTGCGCGAAGGCGTCACCTTCAGCGACGGATCGCCGCTGACGGCCGATGACGTGAAGTTTTCGCTGGAGCGCGCGAAGGCCAAGACCTCGGGCTTCGTGGTCTATACGCAGGGCATCGACCGCGTGGAAGTGGTGAACCCAACCACCGTCGATATCTTTTCGGAGGTGCCCAACCCGGTGCTGGTGAACCAGCTGACCGAGCTGCGCATCATGAGCAAACCCTGGGCCGAGAAAAACAACTCTACCGTGCCCAAGGACATCAAGGCCAAGGATGAGAACTATGCCCACCGCCATGCCCTGGGCACCGGGCCACTCGTGCTCGATTCATGGTCGCCCGACTCGCGCCTGGTCCTCAAGGCCAACCCACACTGGTGGGGCAAGGGCAAGTACCCCACCAATGTGACCGAGGCGGTGTACACGCCCATCAAATCGGATGCCACGCGCACGGCAGCGCTGCTGTCGGGCGAAGTCGATTTCATCATCGACCCGAGCATGAACGATCTGCAGCGCATCAAGCAGGCGCCCAATCTGCAGGTGCTCGAATCGGCAGCGGACCGCACCATGTTCCTGGGGATGGACCAGTACCGCGATGAGCTGGAGCATTCCAGCGTCAAGGGCAAGAACCCGTTCAAGGACGTGCGCGTGCGCCAGGCGCTCTACCAGGCGATTGACATGGGCACCATCCAGCGCGTGGTGATGCGCGGCCTCGCCCAGCCCACCGGCACCTTGATCGCCCACCATGTGAACGGCTGGACCCCGCAGGTCGACAAGCGCCTGGCATTCAACCCGGAGGCATCGAAGAAGCTACTTGCGCAGGCAGGCTATCCCGATGGCTTCGAAGTGGAATTCTCGTGCCCTGCGGGCCGTTACCCGAGCGACGAGGCGCTGTGCCAGGCCATCAGCGCGCAATGGGCAAAGGTGGGTATCAGGGCCAAGCTGCGCACGCAGCCGTTTGCCACCTATTTTCCGATGATCCAGCGCTACGAGGCCAGTGTCTACCTGCTGGGCTGGTCGGTACCCACGTTTGATGCCTACTACAGCCTGCAGGCGCTGATCCGCTCGCCAGGCGGCGGTGGTGACGGCAACTTCAACCTGGGCCGTGCATCCAACCCGCAGCAGGACGCGATGATCGAGCGGGTCAAGACCGAAACCGATCTGAAGCTGCGCAACCAGCTGATTGAAAAGGTGCTCCTGAACGAACACCAGGCCATCTCGCACATCCCACTGTTCAACCTGATCACGCCCTGGGCCACGGCCAAGAAAGTGCAGATTCCGACGCGCGCGGACAACTATATTGACTGGCGTGCGCTGAAGGTCAATTGA
- a CDS encoding substrate-binding domain-containing protein, whose amino-acid sequence MPSMHRRRSFLLCLAAAVLAGCASDGPGVQRTPDDEALASLPVKVLMVQGFAGVHRALAARLIIPTQIQTETGYGTIPAIALAMAPHLQEGDSVDVVVAPVAVLEQLQAQGLVRRGSLLPVVQTPLAAAVAAGRTLPPLQSEQDVRALLQSARAIAYPSSEGSAFIEKQLLPQLGMADTVLPKSIKVFGPQVAQLVARGDAELGLQLRSELQQSGGIRIVGDLPAPLAYAAVYGVAIAAHAPSAAGAQALARFYQREAAQHDWAGTGWEAPAAGRQER is encoded by the coding sequence ATGCCATCCATGCACCGCCGCCGCTCTTTCCTGCTCTGTCTGGCCGCTGCCGTGCTGGCGGGCTGTGCGTCTGATGGGCCGGGTGTTCAGCGAACGCCGGATGACGAGGCGCTCGCCAGCCTGCCCGTCAAGGTACTGATGGTTCAGGGCTTTGCCGGTGTGCATCGGGCGTTGGCGGCGCGGCTCATCATTCCCACGCAGATCCAGACCGAGACGGGTTACGGCACCATTCCAGCCATTGCGCTGGCCATGGCGCCGCATCTGCAGGAAGGCGACTCGGTGGATGTGGTGGTGGCGCCGGTTGCGGTGCTGGAGCAATTACAGGCCCAGGGGCTGGTGCGGCGGGGCAGCCTGCTGCCGGTGGTGCAGACGCCGCTGGCGGCTGCCGTAGCGGCGGGTCGAACGCTCCCGCCACTGCAGAGCGAGCAGGATGTGCGCGCGCTGTTGCAGTCGGCCCGGGCGATTGCCTACCCGTCTTCAGAAGGCAGCGCCTTCATCGAAAAGCAGTTGCTGCCCCAACTGGGCATGGCGGATACCGTGCTGCCCAAGAGCATCAAGGTGTTCGGCCCGCAGGTGGCGCAATTGGTGGCGCGGGGGGATGCCGAGCTGGGCCTGCAATTGCGCAGCGAGCTGCAGCAGTCAGGCGGTATTCGCATCGTCGGTGACCTGCCAGCGCCACTGGCCTATGCTGCCGTGTATGGCGTGGCCATTGCGGCGCACGCGCCCAGCGCAGCCGGTGCGCAGGCGCTGGCCCGCTTCTACCAGCGCGAAGCTGCGCAGCACGACTGGGCAGGAACGGGCTGGGAGGCTCCCGCAGCAGGGCGCCAGGAGCGTTGA
- the radA gene encoding DNA repair protein RadA: MAKDKSIYTCNECGGTSPRWLGKCPSCGAWNSLVETAAEPAGGGKNRLSQTGRTGYAGQAQAVTPLSAIEATDVARTPSGISELDRVLGGGIVEGGVVLIGGDPGIGKSTLLLQAVDALQREGLPALYVTGEESGAQVALRSRRLGLDNSQVNVLSEIQLEKILATCESTQPAVVVIDSIQTMYSDQLSSAPGSVAQVRECAAHLTRMAKSTGIAVVLVGHVTKEGALAGPRVLEHMVDTVLYFEGDTHSSFRLVRAIKNRFGAVNEIGVFAMTEKGLKGVSNPSAIFLSHHTDPVPGSCVLVTLEGSRPLLVEIQALVDDGGPSPRRLSVGLDRDRLAMLLAVLNRHAGVACADQDVFVNAVGGVRIGEPAADLAVMLAITSSLRGKALPKGFIAFGEVGLAGEVRPATRGQERLKEAAKLGFTVAVVPKANAPKKPIEGLTIHAVERVDDAMQIVRGLE; the protein is encoded by the coding sequence ATGGCCAAAGACAAATCGATTTATACCTGCAACGAATGCGGCGGCACGAGCCCGCGCTGGCTGGGCAAGTGCCCGAGCTGCGGTGCCTGGAACAGCCTGGTGGAGACGGCGGCCGAGCCTGCAGGCGGTGGCAAGAACCGCCTGAGCCAGACCGGGCGCACCGGTTATGCCGGCCAAGCGCAGGCGGTCACCCCGCTGTCGGCGATCGAAGCCACGGATGTGGCGCGCACGCCCAGCGGCATCAGCGAACTGGACCGGGTGCTGGGCGGCGGCATTGTCGAAGGTGGCGTGGTGCTGATTGGCGGAGATCCGGGCATTGGAAAGTCCACCTTGCTGCTGCAGGCAGTCGATGCGCTGCAGCGTGAGGGTTTGCCTGCGCTGTATGTGACGGGGGAGGAGAGTGGCGCGCAGGTGGCGTTGCGCTCGCGGCGCCTGGGGCTCGACAACAGCCAGGTCAATGTGCTGTCCGAAATCCAGCTGGAAAAGATTCTGGCCACTTGCGAGAGCACGCAGCCCGCTGTGGTGGTGATCGATTCGATCCAGACCATGTACTCCGACCAACTCAGCTCGGCACCCGGCTCGGTGGCCCAGGTGCGCGAATGCGCGGCGCACCTCACGCGCATGGCCAAAAGCACCGGCATTGCCGTCGTCCTGGTCGGCCATGTGACCAAGGAAGGGGCACTGGCCGGCCCGCGCGTGCTGGAGCACATGGTGGACACCGTGCTGTATTTTGAGGGTGACACGCACAGCAGCTTCCGCCTCGTGCGCGCCATCAAGAACCGCTTTGGCGCGGTCAACGAGATCGGCGTGTTCGCGATGACGGAAAAAGGCCTCAAGGGCGTTTCCAACCCGAGCGCTATTTTCTTGTCGCACCACACCGATCCGGTACCCGGCAGCTGTGTGCTGGTGACCCTGGAAGGCTCGCGCCCGCTGCTGGTCGAGATTCAGGCGCTGGTCGATGACGGTGGCCCCAGCCCGCGTCGCCTCTCCGTGGGCCTGGACCGCGACCGCCTCGCCATGCTGCTGGCCGTGCTCAACCGCCATGCTGGCGTGGCCTGCGCTGATCAGGATGTTTTCGTCAATGCCGTTGGCGGCGTGCGCATTGGCGAGCCTGCGGCTGACCTGGCGGTGATGCTGGCCATTACCAGCAGCCTGCGCGGCAAGGCGCTGCCCAAGGGCTTCATCGCATTCGGCGAAGTGGGTCTCGCCGGCGAGGTGCGCCCCGCCACGCGCGGACAGGAGCGCCTGAAGGAAGCCGCCAAGCTGGGCTTTACCGTCGCCGTCGTCCCCAAGGCCAATGCCCCCAAGAAGCCGATCGAAGGGCTGACCATCCATGCGGTGGAGCGGGTGGACGATGCGATGCAGATTGTTCGGGGGCTGGAGTAG
- a CDS encoding DUF7933 domain-containing protein translates to MARKDAVCDSRINPVENNLSRWASHVFGLVAICLLSGGIGFSNAQSTNNTFLVNKKFVNQTGVPNTQVNSLAPNQTAYLEFNLFSAQAPANGNLLVNFIDNMPPGLLVDTSFAPLMTDGAGVVGGSGCSAGSGSITTTATSVTVTNVTLPNPSSTGPDCRVVIRVKPDPAAIPSTQSNVTNSVPSSQTSATGVGGPYQSDPFSATVLVYQPTEPTVSKSFQFPNIGEGAGSQLTITIRNNSTTYPLTGVNLTDALPVGLLPLASPIPTAVGCGSGAIAISGQNVSLSNGTVAVGELVLSRSPCRAVLQVPIPIPFRQTDLSLLRG, encoded by the coding sequence ATGGCGAGGAAAGATGCTGTCTGCGATAGCAGAATAAACCCTGTAGAAAATAACCTGAGCCGATGGGCTTCCCATGTATTCGGATTGGTTGCGATTTGCCTGCTGTCGGGTGGTATTGGTTTTTCCAATGCCCAGTCGACCAATAACACATTCCTTGTCAACAAGAAATTTGTGAACCAGACGGGTGTGCCCAATACCCAGGTGAACAGCCTCGCGCCCAATCAAACAGCGTATCTGGAGTTCAACCTCTTCAGTGCGCAGGCTCCAGCCAATGGCAACCTGTTGGTCAACTTTATTGACAACATGCCTCCTGGGCTGTTGGTGGATACCAGCTTTGCCCCCTTGATGACCGATGGGGCTGGTGTTGTCGGCGGAAGTGGGTGCTCGGCAGGCTCGGGCTCCATCACCACCACGGCCACCTCGGTTACGGTGACCAATGTAACGCTGCCCAATCCATCGTCCACAGGACCGGATTGCCGGGTTGTGATTCGTGTCAAACCTGATCCTGCGGCGATCCCTTCTACGCAGAGCAATGTCACCAATTCCGTGCCATCCAGCCAGACTTCGGCGACTGGTGTGGGTGGGCCTTATCAAAGTGATCCATTCTCGGCTACGGTGCTTGTTTATCAGCCGACAGAGCCTACTGTCTCTAAGAGCTTCCAATTCCCCAACATCGGCGAAGGCGCTGGCAGTCAGCTCACCATTACGATCAGGAACAATTCCACCACCTACCCGCTCACCGGGGTAAATCTGACCGATGCGCTCCCTGTAGGGCTATTGCCTCTCGCCTCTCCTATACCCACTGCTGTGGGTTGTGGTTCGGGCGCAATCGCTATCAGTGGGCAGAACGTTAGTCTCAGCAACGGAACGGTTGCCGTGGGGGAACTTGTACTATCACGGTCACCGTGCAGGGCAGTGTTGCAGGTTCCTATACCAATACCATTCCGGCAAACGGACTTATCACTTCTGAGGGGTTGA
- a CDS encoding Pls/PosA family non-ribosomal peptide synthetase, whose product MSETVVLRGPERPDLLRHEVLADLFEATAYAHPETTALIAGGQQLSYAQLDADASRAAHRLIEAGIGPGDMVGLWLPRGIALLTLQLAIAKTGAAWLPFDSETPPERIATCLDDAQAKALLIAEQTPRDGLAQAGVLALMLDDAQLLAPLPGGTVLRRRSHAQPGDPAYVIYTSGSTGKPKGIAITQGSICHFLRSENARLGVRLGDKVYQGFSVAFDMSFEEIWISYLVGATLWIAPREIAGDPEALPAALVEQQVTVLHAVPTLLALFAHDVPNLRIINLGGEMCPEALVARWAQSSTGSPRQMFNTYGPTEATVSASLAELKAGEPVTIGTPLPNYSMVVVQVIDADSFPAGTAPTLVGLPAGETGELCITGPGVAAGYLGRPELTAEKFLDNPWTAGPHDMRLYRTGDLARIDEHGQMQCLGRADDQVKIRGFRVELGEIEAVLAQQPGVGTTAVLLRCDDGMDQLVAFYVPTDVPGTAVPPTHTTLRNALAERLPPYMVPARFEALAEMPRLTSGKIDRKALKAMELAAAVNSTDSDTAQTPAEEVLFAALAKLFPGQPIRRSLDFFSDLGGHSLFAARLTSQLRADPRFAQATVSTIYQQRQIGRIADALQSAMADESAPAAERPFRTHSALRRWRCGAAQAAAIPFLVLIKMAQWLAPFFTYHFFTGDENDSVPFAIAISVLAFAIATVLEFAVAWAGKWLVAGRLKAGRYPLWGVTYFRWWFADRLVEAVPVAMITGSSLFPLWLRALGARVGKEVVLGSLTVRAPDLLTIGDGASVGNAVNLENARVEGGWLLLGRIDIGANACIGSYVVLEGNTDLGDWAHLEGQSALTDGQAQPARTVWAGSPAQHVSAFDETAMPERISPSAAWRSWEMLVFAMGGLLIATLFFMPVFPTFLLIDWLDVDSISVRPLIEDGTVDALGAFILRFFKFFVLALPASLVLVVCTMLVAALIRYLLLPRLRPGTWSVHSKRYLGKWLTNQIQEASLGTLHGIYATVYSATWYRMLGAKVGKRTELSTALGVVPDMLTLGDECFVADAVMLGDERIDGGYMTVQPTVVSRRSFIGNGAYVPDGSTIPEGVLIGVMSAVPRNADMQDGQTWIGSPAMNLPAREVVQGYPDHLTFAPSRKRILGRGLVEAFRIGAPHALVIAAGYAIVLDAMPLASAGRWGAVVVDLAMAGIVFGLGAFLAVALFKWLLVGRYSKKAVPMWTPFVWLSEAATSMYEGIAIPNFLRYLRGTPWLNLAMNAMGSRIATSAYLDTTDITEHDCVTVGAHSELNALACPQTHLFEDRVMKIDHVVIGERVTIGARCTVLYSAQVGDGVQLGPMTLVMKGENLPAGTRWHGAPAAPWRA is encoded by the coding sequence ATGTCCGAGACCGTTGTTTTGCGTGGGCCCGAGCGGCCCGATCTGTTGCGCCACGAAGTGCTGGCCGACCTGTTTGAAGCCACCGCCTATGCCCACCCGGAAACCACGGCGCTGATCGCTGGCGGCCAGCAGTTGAGCTACGCACAGCTCGATGCCGACGCCAGCCGCGCCGCGCACCGGCTGATCGAGGCGGGTATCGGCCCCGGCGACATGGTGGGGCTGTGGCTGCCGCGCGGCATTGCGCTGCTCACCCTGCAGTTGGCCATCGCCAAGACAGGGGCTGCCTGGCTGCCGTTCGACAGCGAAACCCCACCCGAGCGCATTGCCACCTGCCTGGATGACGCGCAGGCCAAAGCGCTATTGATTGCAGAGCAGACACCGCGCGACGGACTTGCGCAAGCGGGTGTTCTGGCCTTGATGCTGGATGATGCGCAACTGCTGGCGCCGCTGCCGGGCGGTACCGTGCTGCGCCGCCGCAGCCATGCGCAGCCAGGCGACCCTGCCTATGTCATCTACACCAGCGGATCGACGGGCAAGCCCAAGGGCATTGCCATCACGCAGGGCAGCATCTGCCATTTTCTGCGCAGCGAAAACGCGCGTCTGGGCGTGCGCCTGGGCGACAAGGTCTACCAGGGTTTCTCGGTCGCGTTCGACATGTCGTTCGAGGAAATCTGGATCAGCTACCTGGTGGGCGCCACCTTGTGGATCGCGCCGCGCGAGATTGCGGGTGACCCCGAAGCCCTTCCCGCTGCGCTGGTCGAGCAGCAGGTGACGGTACTGCATGCGGTGCCCACGCTGCTGGCCTTGTTTGCCCACGATGTGCCCAACCTGCGCATCATCAACCTGGGCGGCGAAATGTGCCCCGAGGCGCTGGTGGCGCGCTGGGCGCAGTCCAGCACCGGGTCGCCGCGCCAGATGTTCAACACCTATGGGCCGACCGAAGCCACGGTGTCGGCGAGCCTTGCCGAGTTGAAGGCGGGCGAGCCCGTCACCATTGGCACACCCCTGCCCAACTACAGCATGGTGGTGGTGCAGGTGATCGATGCGGACAGCTTTCCCGCAGGCACGGCGCCCACCCTGGTGGGCCTGCCAGCGGGCGAGACGGGCGAGCTGTGCATCACCGGCCCCGGCGTGGCTGCCGGTTACCTGGGCCGCCCCGAGTTGACGGCCGAGAAGTTTCTGGACAACCCCTGGACCGCCGGGCCGCACGACATGCGTCTGTACCGCACGGGCGATCTGGCGCGCATTGACGAACACGGCCAGATGCAATGCCTGGGCCGGGCCGATGACCAGGTGAAGATCCGGGGCTTTCGCGTGGAGCTGGGCGAGATTGAAGCCGTACTGGCCCAGCAGCCGGGCGTGGGCACCACGGCGGTGCTGCTGCGCTGTGACGATGGCATGGACCAGCTTGTCGCCTTCTATGTACCCACGGATGTGCCGGGCACCGCGGTGCCGCCCACGCACACTACCTTGCGCAATGCCCTGGCCGAGCGTCTGCCTCCCTACATGGTGCCCGCGCGCTTCGAGGCACTGGCAGAGATGCCGCGGCTGACCTCCGGCAAGATCGACCGCAAGGCACTCAAGGCCATGGAACTGGCGGCAGCGGTGAACAGCACCGATTCCGACACCGCCCAGACGCCTGCGGAAGAAGTGCTGTTTGCCGCGCTCGCCAAGCTGTTCCCGGGGCAACCGATACGCCGGTCGCTGGATTTCTTCAGCGATCTGGGCGGCCACTCCTTGTTCGCCGCGCGGCTGACATCGCAGCTGCGTGCCGACCCGCGCTTTGCGCAGGCCACGGTCAGCACCATTTACCAGCAGCGCCAGATTGGCCGCATCGCCGACGCCTTGCAGTCTGCGATGGCCGATGAAAGCGCTCCTGCAGCCGAGCGGCCGTTTCGCACGCACTCTGCGCTGCGCCGCTGGCGCTGTGGCGCGGCGCAGGCGGCAGCCATACCATTTCTGGTGCTGATCAAGATGGCGCAGTGGCTTGCACCGTTCTTCACCTACCATTTCTTCACAGGCGACGAAAATGACTCGGTGCCGTTTGCCATCGCCATCTCGGTGCTGGCATTTGCCATTGCCACGGTGCTGGAATTTGCCGTGGCCTGGGCAGGCAAATGGCTGGTGGCTGGCCGCCTCAAGGCAGGGCGTTATCCGCTGTGGGGGGTGACGTACTTCCGCTGGTGGTTTGCTGACCGGCTGGTGGAGGCCGTGCCGGTGGCGATGATCACCGGCTCCTCGCTCTTCCCGCTATGGCTGCGCGCGCTGGGCGCCAGGGTGGGCAAGGAGGTGGTGCTGGGTTCGCTCACGGTGCGTGCACCCGATCTGCTGACCATTGGCGACGGTGCCAGCGTGGGCAATGCCGTCAACCTGGAAAACGCTCGCGTCGAAGGCGGCTGGCTGCTGCTGGGCCGCATCGACATCGGCGCCAACGCCTGCATCGGCTCTTACGTGGTGCTGGAAGGCAACACCGACCTGGGCGACTGGGCCCACCTGGAAGGGCAGTCTGCCCTGACCGATGGGCAGGCACAACCCGCGCGCACCGTGTGGGCAGGCTCGCCTGCGCAGCACGTATCGGCTTTTGACGAAACGGCCATGCCCGAGCGCATCTCGCCCAGTGCGGCCTGGCGCAGCTGGGAGATGCTGGTGTTTGCCATGGGCGGGTTGCTGATTGCCACCCTGTTCTTCATGCCGGTGTTCCCTACCTTCCTGCTGATCGACTGGCTGGATGTGGATTCGATCTCGGTACGCCCCTTGATCGAAGACGGCACGGTCGATGCGCTGGGCGCGTTCATCTTGCGCTTCTTCAAATTCTTCGTGCTGGCGCTGCCCGCCAGCCTGGTGCTGGTGGTCTGCACCATGCTGGTGGCCGCGCTGATCCGCTACCTGCTGCTGCCTCGGCTGCGGCCGGGCACCTGGTCGGTGCACAGCAAGCGCTACCTGGGCAAGTGGCTCACCAACCAGATCCAGGAGGCCAGCCTGGGAACCCTCCACGGCATTTATGCCACCGTGTATTCGGCCACCTGGTACCGCATGCTGGGCGCCAAGGTGGGCAAGCGCACCGAGCTGTCCACCGCCCTGGGCGTGGTGCCCGACATGCTGACCCTGGGGGATGAATGCTTTGTGGCCGATGCAGTGATGCTGGGCGACGAGCGCATCGACGGCGGCTACATGACGGTGCAGCCAACGGTGGTGTCGCGCCGCAGTTTCATTGGCAACGGCGCCTATGTACCTGATGGTTCCACCATTCCTGAAGGCGTGCTGATCGGTGTGATGTCGGCCGTGCCGCGCAATGCCGACATGCAGGACGGCCAGACCTGGATCGGCTCGCCTGCGATGAATCTGCCTGCGCGCGAAGTGGTGCAGGGCTACCCCGATCACCTGACCTTTGCACCTTCGCGCAAGCGCATCCTGGGGCGGGGCCTTGTCGAGGCCTTCCGCATTGGCGCGCCGCACGCACTGGTGATTGCTGCGGGCTACGCCATCGTGCTCGATGCCATGCCGCTCGCGTCTGCAGGCCGCTGGGGTGCGGTGGTGGTGGATCTGGCCATGGCAGGCATCGTGTTTGGCCTGGGGGCTTTCCTTGCGGTGGCCTTGTTCAAATGGCTGCTGGTGGGGCGCTACAGCAAAAAGGCGGTGCCGATGTGGACGCCCTTTGTGTGGCTGTCCGAAGCGGCAACCAGCATGTATGAAGGTATCGCCATTCCCAATTTCCTGCGTTACCTGCGCGGCACACCCTGGCTCAATCTGGCCATGAACGCCATGGGCAGCAGGATTGCCACGAGCGCCTACCTGGACACGACCGACATCACCGAGCACGATTGCGTGACCGTGGGTGCGCACAGCGAGCTGAACGCGCTTGCATGCCCGCAGACCCATTTGTTTGAAGACCGGGTGATGAAGATCGACCATGTGGTCATCGGCGAGCGAGTGACGATTGGCGCGCGCTGCACCGTGCTGTACAGCGCCCAGGTGGGCGATGGCGTGCAGCTGGGACCCATGACCCTGGTGATGAAGGGCGAAAACCTGCCTGCTGGCACCCGCTGGCACGGCGCCCCTGCAGCGCCATGGCGGGCCTGA
- a CDS encoding response regulator transcription factor translates to MIESLNILILDGNDALREAIVGILGQAGHHAIGISHAEELEENGQHSAIDVYILGLSPPSKEGFELSRRLRAAEPFAGIIMMTGEGTAHERTHGYESGADITLSKPVDFLELLACLGSLGRRLRTVPSTGADTHLTLCLKTMTLMGPNDSVELYIHEARIIGAFARSRNSQLERWQIAELIGANIESIHRNNLDQRMVRLRRKLLVAGASAPAIRAMHKTGYSLSAVVRIT, encoded by the coding sequence ATGATAGAATCTCTAAATATATTAATTCTTGATGGGAATGACGCTCTGCGCGAGGCGATCGTTGGCATTCTTGGTCAAGCTGGTCACCATGCCATTGGGATCAGTCATGCGGAGGAGTTGGAGGAGAATGGCCAGCACTCTGCTATAGATGTCTACATTCTGGGCTTGAGCCCACCGAGCAAGGAGGGATTTGAGCTTTCCAGAAGGCTTCGTGCAGCAGAGCCATTTGCTGGAATCATCATGATGACGGGAGAAGGTACTGCACATGAAAGAACTCATGGCTATGAGTCTGGCGCAGATATCACGTTATCGAAACCTGTTGACTTTCTTGAACTACTAGCTTGCCTTGGGTCGCTTGGACGTCGCCTTCGCACAGTACCTTCAACAGGGGCAGATACCCATCTGACTTTATGCTTGAAAACGATGACCTTGATGGGTCCCAATGACTCAGTCGAACTCTATATTCATGAGGCACGAATCATTGGAGCGTTTGCCAGATCTCGCAATAGTCAACTGGAACGATGGCAAATAGCGGAATTGATTGGGGCGAACATTGAAAGCATTCACCGAAACAACCTTGACCAGCGCATGGTCAGGCTTCGGCGTAAATTACTGGTAGCAGGCGCCAGTGCACCTGCTATCCGCGCCATGCACAAAACCGGCTACTCTCTATCTGCTGTAGTTCGAATTACGTGA